The proteins below come from a single bacterium genomic window:
- a CDS encoding DUF2723 domain-containing protein, translating into MAKKLNKEQRRFLRENYHKIPPQELAKKLNLTVRELQTIVRELGLCEPAVPSARVPLRDITKSDLLWGIPVFIIPLIVYTLTFCRTLYVGDSGEFAAMGYTLGIAHPPGYPTWVLLLKLAATFIPVGVNVAGHCNYLASLIAAVTAYFLYLMLLKIAKHRLVAALGALIFAFTYQFWAQACIAEVYVLNAFFIIAATFVLLVWSETQDKRYFLLLYLLCGLGLTNHNTFLAMPVFFSFFIVCSLKRHWRFRQELLYLLFYFLIACPLIYLIASGLPKSPYEPANLLNFGVADMISYIFLRQPLPPGDTFMTKATTCILIFLPYTLFIYWREKRDKTWLYATLLFFLGVAPYLYLPLREVGNPVMSWGTPHTLEDFYNHLSRRQYGPLSQMPYETFFRLLAPWDLLKEQIQTWLIFFFRQFGSHFGYIKGIIPAMFIKEFSPAETLRGVPLVLMLLWTCIWLTLIGLGAVRLLKQNGKFFVLTLLAYLMYGPGLIALLNFNTTNHALYIQQVFYIPSYLMLSIWMAFGILQLIEWANKYLFKSAPAVGTSNITNSTSPTSSPHIATVPAEVSASIPKPIPVVKYLAGGLLFLIPFTIMKLNYYDNDLSRNAVAYDFGMNIINSMDPEGIIFIIGDNPTFAIGYLSYVEKKFPPERIYDEGENLFVMIHDFGDLKYKLGPDEHNRLKDYSRAKICAESKRPCYFMLQQVFNPELFKDFPILAQSQVLPSGIVYYLRKPGMPEPDYSGTLKKMRDLDKYFYQMSTDYYTRELVANYHFLVGRGYYNEAERLGDPELKKKAFEQFEATSRTGWDLDNMHINLGNLYLQENMLDKAMEEFQKAIRTQPRKAISYFSLGQLYDRQGNRQKAIEMFQRGLSLVKYDTEANDYRAHFSLGLLYLQEANHLMQTMSTAAPGSMSSAQVNQQRYLQFAVNEFLATIQLNPQVIDAYDNLGLAYAQLGAGDQAVAMWEKAIQLEPRYPNPYMRLAQYYGSVLGDMQKANYYLMRYQQLMQPSKK; encoded by the coding sequence ATGGCTAAAAAGCTTAATAAAGAACAGCGCCGATTTTTACGTGAGAATTATCATAAAATCCCACCGCAAGAATTAGCGAAAAAACTGAATCTGACTGTACGAGAATTACAAACGATCGTGCGCGAACTTGGGTTATGCGAGCCCGCCGTGCCCTCTGCACGGGTTCCGTTGCGTGATATCACCAAATCGGATTTACTCTGGGGTATCCCAGTGTTTATCATTCCATTGATTGTATATACGCTCACCTTCTGCCGAACGCTCTACGTAGGAGATAGTGGCGAGTTCGCTGCGATGGGATATACGCTCGGAATCGCGCATCCGCCAGGGTATCCTACTTGGGTGCTCTTATTGAAACTCGCAGCAACGTTTATTCCAGTTGGCGTGAATGTAGCTGGACATTGTAATTATCTGGCGTCGTTAATTGCTGCAGTGACCGCGTATTTCTTATATTTAATGTTATTGAAAATTGCTAAACATCGGTTGGTAGCTGCGCTCGGTGCATTAATTTTTGCGTTTACGTATCAATTCTGGGCGCAAGCGTGTATCGCGGAAGTATATGTCCTCAACGCATTTTTTATTATCGCAGCAACGTTCGTGCTGCTGGTCTGGAGCGAGACACAAGATAAACGATATTTCTTATTACTCTATCTTCTCTGCGGATTAGGGTTGACTAATCATAATACTTTCCTAGCGATGCCGGTTTTCTTTTCCTTCTTTATCGTATGCAGTCTAAAACGGCATTGGCGGTTTCGGCAGGAGCTCCTTTATCTTCTATTTTACTTTTTAATTGCATGCCCGCTCATTTACTTGATTGCAAGTGGACTCCCGAAATCACCGTATGAACCAGCGAATCTGCTCAATTTCGGTGTTGCGGATATGATTTCGTATATATTCTTACGGCAACCGCTACCGCCAGGCGATACCTTCATGACGAAAGCAACAACCTGTATTTTGATTTTTCTGCCTTATACCTTATTTATCTACTGGCGCGAAAAACGCGATAAAACCTGGCTTTACGCCACGTTACTGTTTTTCCTTGGTGTAGCCCCGTATTTATATCTTCCGCTCCGTGAAGTTGGTAATCCGGTGATGAGCTGGGGAACTCCGCATACGTTAGAAGATTTCTATAACCATTTATCCCGACGACAATACGGTCCGTTAAGTCAGATGCCGTATGAAACGTTTTTCCGTTTGCTCGCGCCGTGGGATCTGTTGAAAGAACAGATTCAGACCTGGCTCATTTTCTTTTTCCGGCAATTTGGTTCTCATTTCGGATATATCAAAGGTATTATTCCAGCAATGTTTATTAAAGAATTCAGTCCGGCAGAGACGCTCCGTGGCGTGCCGTTAGTGCTCATGCTCCTCTGGACTTGTATATGGTTGACGTTAATCGGACTTGGCGCCGTTCGGCTCCTGAAACAGAACGGGAAATTTTTCGTGTTAACGTTGCTAGCGTATCTGATGTATGGTCCTGGTTTAATTGCGTTATTAAACTTTAACACTACGAACCATGCGTTGTATATCCAGCAGGTATTCTATATTCCGAGTTATTTAATGCTTTCAATCTGGATGGCTTTCGGTATCTTGCAACTTATCGAATGGGCGAATAAATATCTATTCAAATCCGCTCCTGCAGTAGGAACTTCGAATATTACCAATTCTACATCTCCTACATCATCACCCCACATCGCTACCGTTCCTGCGGAAGTTTCTGCCAGTATACCGAAACCGATTCCGGTGGTGAAGTATCTCGCTGGAGGACTCCTCTTCCTGATACCGTTTACCATAATGAAATTAAACTATTATGATAACGATTTGAGTAGAAATGCCGTCGCTTACGATTTCGGGATGAACATTATTAATTCGATGGATCCGGAAGGAATCATTTTTATCATTGGCGATAATCCGACGTTTGCGATTGGGTATCTCTCGTATGTGGAAAAGAAATTTCCGCCTGAACGAATCTATGACGAAGGTGAAAATCTGTTCGTGATGATACACGATTTCGGCGATTTGAAATATAAACTCGGTCCTGATGAACATAATCGGTTAAAGGATTATTCGCGCGCAAAAATTTGTGCGGAATCGAAACGACCGTGTTATTTTATGTTGCAGCAGGTATTTAATCCGGAACTGTTTAAAGATTTCCCGATTTTAGCACAATCGCAAGTGTTGCCCAGTGGAATTGTTTACTATCTGCGGAAACCAGGTATGCCGGAACCGGATTATTCCGGAACGCTGAAGAAGATGCGTGATTTAGATAAATATTTCTATCAAATGAGCACAGACTATTATACTCGAGAGTTGGTAGCGAACTATCATTTTTTAGTCGGTCGTGGATACTATAACGAAGCGGAACGACTCGGTGACCCGGAGTTGAAAAAGAAAGCGTTCGAACAGTTTGAAGCGACCAGTAGAACTGGGTGGGATCTCGATAACATGCATATCAATCTTGGGAATTTATATCTGCAAGAGAATATGCTCGATAAAGCGATGGAAGAATTCCAGAAAGCGATTCGGACGCAACCACGTAAAGCGATTTCTTATTTTTCGCTCGGCCAGCTCTACGACCGGCAAGGAAACCGCCAGAAAGCAATCGAGATGTTCCAGCGAGGGCTGAGTTTAGTTAAATACGATACGGAAGCGAACGATTATCGAGCGCATTTTTCCCTCGGATTACTCTATTTGCAAGAGGCAAACCATTTGATGCAAACGATGTCGACCGCAGCGCCTGGTAGTATGAGTTCCGCACAAGTTAACCAACAACGGTATCTACAATTCGCAGTCAATGAATTTCTGGCAACAATCCAGCTCAACCCGCAGGTGATTGATGCGTATGATAATCTCGGGCTCGCGTATGCGCAACTCGGTGCAGGTGACCAGGCGGTAGCGATGTGGGAAAAAGCGATTCAGTTAGAACCGAGGTATCCGAATCCGTATATGCGGCTTGCGCAGTATTATGGTTCAGTATTAGGCGATATGCAGAAAGCGAACTACTATCTGATGCGATACCAGCAGTTGATGCAACCGAGCAAAAAATAA
- a CDS encoding metallophosphatase family protein yields MKLAIFSDIHGNLEALTAMIKYLEDAEITNYLCGGDIVGYGANPNECVDIIAALDCPVVLGNHDHAALGLTEITYFNHTARAALLWTRETLTPERKKFLTALEFTYQANNIFLVHASPRHPEQWEYILSLDSAEKNFEFFREQICFIGHSHQPFFVALREDGQVELITENPLPLKEEERYIINVGSVGQPRDGNPKSSVAILDTETQTVTLHRVSYDIKRAQQKIIDAGLPHSLAQRLENGW; encoded by the coding sequence ATGAAACTTGCGATTTTCTCCGATATCCACGGGAATCTTGAAGCATTAACCGCAATGATTAAATACCTTGAGGATGCGGAAATAACCAATTATCTTTGTGGTGGAGATATTGTCGGATACGGCGCAAATCCGAACGAATGCGTAGATATTATCGCTGCGCTCGATTGTCCCGTGGTACTGGGGAACCACGACCATGCCGCACTCGGGTTGACCGAGATAACCTATTTTAATCATACTGCGCGAGCGGCGTTGCTCTGGACTCGGGAAACCTTAACGCCGGAACGGAAAAAATTTCTTACCGCACTTGAGTTTACATATCAAGCGAACAATATTTTTTTAGTCCATGCATCACCACGACATCCGGAACAATGGGAATACATTTTGTCGTTAGACAGTGCGGAGAAAAATTTCGAGTTCTTTCGCGAGCAAATATGTTTTATCGGGCACTCACATCAGCCGTTTTTCGTTGCCTTACGAGAAGATGGCCAGGTTGAACTCATTACTGAAAATCCATTGCCATTGAAAGAAGAAGAGCGATATATTATCAATGTTGGTAGTGTCGGACAACCCCGCGATGGTAATCCGAAGAGTTCCGTAGCGATTCTGGATACCGAAACCCAAACGGTAACGCTTCACCGCGTTTCGTACGATATCAAGCGAGCACAACAGAAAATTATTGATGCCGGACTACCCCATTCACTTGCGCAACGACTGGAAAACGGCTGGTAA
- a CDS encoding MBL fold metallo-hydrolase, producing the protein MNSILFFRSVPVGILQANCYIIGCKKSNRAAIVDPGGTPDLILNIVKKYHLRVEYIFNTHGHFDHISANRPVKQVTDAKLLIHRADADWLVNPLQPEELFGSVEIDSVPADEYLHDGDCYYIGQIELKVIHTPGHSKGSVCFLLSDRILTGDTLFCGSVGRTDLPGGSEPELYDSIRTKLLSLPDDLLVFPGHGPATTIQVEKESNPFLIRI; encoded by the coding sequence ATGAATTCGATTCTATTTTTTCGCAGTGTGCCAGTAGGCATTCTGCAAGCGAATTGCTATATTATCGGATGTAAAAAATCGAATCGCGCAGCGATTGTTGATCCTGGCGGTACCCCAGACCTTATCCTGAATATTGTCAAAAAGTACCATTTACGAGTAGAATATATATTCAACACGCACGGTCATTTCGACCATATTAGCGCTAACCGACCGGTGAAACAAGTTACCGATGCAAAATTATTGATTCATCGTGCGGATGCGGATTGGTTAGTCAATCCGTTACAACCGGAGGAATTGTTTGGGTCGGTAGAAATCGATTCAGTGCCTGCTGATGAATATCTGCACGACGGAGATTGTTATTATATCGGTCAGATAGAATTGAAAGTTATCCATACGCCAGGCCATTCTAAAGGGAGCGTATGTTTTTTATTATCCGACCGGATTCTAACCGGAGATACATTATTTTGCGGGTCGGTTGGAAGAACAGATTTACCCGGTGGTTCGGAACCAGAACTTTACGATTCAATTCGAACGAAACTATTATCGTTACCGGACGATTTGTTGGTGTTTCCGGGTCATGGTCCCGCAACAACGATTCAGGTTGAAAAAGAATCAAATCCATTTCTCATAAGAATTTGA
- the ligA gene encoding NAD-dependent DNA ligase LigA codes for MTLTEAKKKIEELRSRIRYHDRKYYVENQPEISDYEYDQLVKRLEQLEAQFPELITPDSPTQRVAGEPLKEFVSVTHRVPMLSLANCYTPEEMIEFDTRVRKNLPGEKIEYVVELKIDGVAVSLEYENGKFKRGATRGDGYTGDDITANLKTIKSLPLVLDTTDPRLMNFEVRGEVFLTKEQFKRINQEKAVANEELFANPRNAAAGSLKLLDPQLTAKRKLDIFIHSLGYIAEPIAATHFDTLKKLQSIGLKISPEITICNTIEKVIATWEYWSKHRDTLPYDIDGLVVKVNNLNQQARLGATMKSPRWAIAFKFSATQATTKLLDIVLQVGRTGAITPVAVLEPVSLAGSTISRATLHNQEEIARKDIRIGDQVIIEKAGEVIPEVVKPIHSVRTGKEKKFVMPDKCPVCGARLWKEPDEVVYRCENISCPAQIKRRLTHFASRAAMDIEGLGEALVEQLVDAGLVRDIADIYTLDLFKLLQLERMGQKSASKLLTAIEQSKHRPISDLIYGLGIRHVGRRAADILAEYFGSIDALSAATVEELRTIPDIGQVVAESIYQTFRTPEMRRLLERLRAAGVQFVAEPKKDVKPSALTGKTFLITGTLQKHTREEAHDIIRRYGGKVATAVGKNVDYLIVGENPGSKLEKAQQLGIKTITEQEFLAMVEQ; via the coding sequence ATGACGCTAACAGAAGCGAAGAAAAAAATTGAAGAACTCCGGTCACGCATACGATATCACGACCGGAAGTATTACGTTGAGAATCAGCCGGAAATATCCGATTATGAATATGACCAGCTCGTAAAACGACTCGAACAATTAGAAGCGCAATTTCCGGAACTCATCACGCCGGATTCGCCAACACAACGAGTTGCCGGCGAGCCGTTGAAAGAATTTGTTTCGGTAACGCATCGGGTACCGATGTTAAGTCTAGCAAACTGTTACACGCCGGAAGAAATGATTGAGTTTGATACTCGGGTACGGAAAAATCTGCCTGGTGAAAAAATTGAATATGTCGTTGAACTGAAAATAGACGGAGTTGCAGTTTCGCTAGAATATGAGAATGGGAAATTCAAACGTGGTGCAACTCGTGGCGACGGATATACCGGCGATGATATCACGGCGAACTTAAAAACCATAAAAAGTCTTCCGCTGGTTTTAGATACCACGGATCCACGCTTGATGAATTTCGAGGTTCGTGGTGAAGTTTTTCTTACCAAAGAACAATTCAAACGAATCAATCAAGAAAAAGCGGTAGCGAACGAAGAATTATTTGCTAATCCACGAAATGCGGCTGCAGGTTCGTTGAAACTACTTGACCCACAATTGACCGCTAAACGTAAGCTGGATATATTTATTCATTCCCTAGGGTATATCGCAGAACCGATCGCAGCAACACATTTCGATACGTTAAAAAAACTCCAGTCAATTGGGTTAAAAATCAGTCCGGAAATAACCATTTGCAATACCATAGAGAAAGTGATTGCAACCTGGGAATATTGGTCGAAACATCGGGATACGTTACCGTATGATATCGATGGGCTGGTAGTGAAAGTTAATAATCTCAATCAGCAAGCTCGACTCGGAGCGACCATGAAAAGTCCACGTTGGGCGATTGCATTCAAATTTAGTGCAACGCAAGCGACGACGAAATTGCTTGATATCGTTCTGCAAGTCGGTCGGACTGGCGCAATTACACCGGTAGCAGTTCTCGAGCCAGTGTCATTAGCTGGGTCAACGATAAGCCGTGCTACACTCCATAATCAAGAAGAAATCGCGCGGAAAGATATCCGTATCGGCGACCAGGTTATCATTGAAAAAGCTGGGGAAGTTATTCCGGAAGTTGTGAAACCGATCCACAGCGTTCGAACAGGTAAAGAGAAAAAATTCGTTATGCCAGATAAGTGTCCGGTTTGCGGCGCGCGATTATGGAAAGAACCAGATGAAGTCGTGTATCGGTGTGAGAATATTTCATGTCCAGCGCAAATTAAACGCCGGTTAACACATTTTGCGTCTCGAGCCGCGATGGATATTGAAGGATTGGGTGAAGCGTTAGTCGAACAGCTGGTCGATGCTGGCTTAGTTCGAGATATAGCTGATATCTATACATTAGACCTATTTAAACTGTTACAACTAGAACGAATGGGACAAAAATCCGCATCGAAACTGTTAACTGCGATTGAACAAAGTAAACATCGGCCGATATCAGATTTAATTTACGGACTCGGAATTCGACATGTTGGACGTCGGGCAGCGGATATCCTTGCGGAATATTTCGGAAGTATTGATGCGCTATCTGCGGCAACAGTTGAAGAGTTACGGACTATCCCGGATATCGGTCAAGTGGTTGCGGAAAGCATCTATCAGACGTTTCGAACACCGGAAATGCGTCGGTTACTCGAGCGACTCCGAGCAGCCGGAGTGCAGTTCGTAGCGGAACCAAAAAAGGACGTTAAACCGAGCGCATTGACCGGGAAAACTTTCTTAATTACGGGAACTTTACAAAAACATACTCGAGAAGAAGCGCATGATATCATTCGCCGGTATGGCGGCAAAGTCGCTACTGCAGTTGGAAAAAATGTTGATTATCTTATTGTCGGCGAGAATCCTGGCTCAAAATTAGAAAAAGCGCAACAATTAGGAATAAAAACGATTACCGAACAAGAATTTCTAGCGATGGTGGAACAATAA
- the lnt gene encoding apolipoprotein N-acyltransferase: MENRKTVYQIALAILSGILLRLSYPTVPFANLAWIALVPLFLAIENQPIKRTALFGFITGYIYFYSILYWLNLVARFSWLVIPGLIVLAGYLALYFTAAVVLLNWLVPRQCGLRVVVAAALWVGLEYFRQVGQFGFAWGILGYTQWNNLPMIQLATLTSVLGLSFLIVFVNASLSYFISAIRNRIPFKKLIALVIIISGMFISVYWYGNRQMELNNRLSGRKTIRVAVVQGNIPQELKWDETKLTEYQEIHFRLTESAIAQYSPELVIWPETAITEPIRAHPELVTRFQRLAKQNTIHFLIGSPDVVSENGKEKLFNSAVQISADHGIINTYDKTVLVPFGEYVPFSDFVPILKHIIQGPGDFSPGNRPTQFTLLSRDSTPFSFTAVICFESTMAQLVRRFMRNPVDFLVIITNDAWFGNSEAPYQHAYMAVFRAVENRTYIARAANTGYSCFINPFGQILAGRNLGSRGVLVYDIQPRQTRTFYTQYGDIFAYLCMFYVVVIAGSTLRQNRKDTSENQDI, from the coding sequence ATGGAAAATCGGAAAACCGTTTACCAGATTGCATTAGCAATACTCAGTGGGATATTATTGCGATTAAGCTATCCGACGGTACCGTTTGCGAATTTAGCTTGGATTGCGCTCGTCCCGCTATTTCTTGCGATTGAAAACCAGCCAATTAAACGAACCGCACTTTTCGGATTTATCACCGGCTACATCTATTTTTACAGCATTCTCTACTGGCTAAATCTGGTTGCGCGATTCAGTTGGCTCGTTATTCCAGGATTAATTGTTTTAGCTGGGTATCTCGCATTATATTTCACCGCAGCGGTTGTTCTCCTGAATTGGCTAGTCCCAAGACAATGCGGATTGCGAGTTGTTGTTGCGGCAGCTCTCTGGGTCGGATTAGAGTATTTTCGACAGGTGGGTCAGTTCGGGTTCGCCTGGGGAATTCTCGGATATACGCAATGGAATAATCTCCCGATGATTCAACTCGCGACGTTGACTAGCGTTCTTGGTCTATCATTCCTCATTGTTTTCGTGAATGCTAGTCTGAGCTATTTCATTAGCGCAATTCGAAACCGGATACCGTTCAAAAAGCTCATCGCATTGGTTATCATTATTTCGGGTATGTTCATCTCAGTTTACTGGTATGGGAATAGGCAGATGGAATTGAATAACCGTCTCTCCGGACGGAAAACTATTCGCGTAGCGGTGGTTCAAGGGAATATACCACAAGAGCTGAAATGGGACGAAACGAAACTAACTGAATATCAGGAGATACATTTCCGGTTAACTGAATCGGCTATTGCACAATATTCACCGGAGTTAGTTATCTGGCCAGAAACCGCTATCACAGAACCGATACGCGCACATCCGGAACTAGTCACCCGATTTCAGCGCTTAGCCAAACAAAATACTATCCATTTTTTAATCGGAAGTCCGGATGTTGTATCCGAAAACGGTAAGGAAAAACTATTTAATAGCGCCGTCCAGATTAGCGCTGACCACGGTATCATAAATACCTACGATAAAACTGTGTTAGTTCCGTTTGGAGAATATGTGCCATTTAGCGATTTTGTTCCGATTCTTAAACACATCATTCAAGGACCAGGAGATTTCAGTCCAGGAAATCGTCCGACTCAATTCACCTTGTTATCCAGAGATTCTACTCCGTTCTCGTTTACAGCAGTGATTTGTTTCGAATCGACTATGGCACAGCTGGTTCGACGTTTTATGCGCAATCCAGTGGATTTTTTAGTGATTATCACTAACGACGCTTGGTTTGGCAACTCGGAAGCACCGTATCAACATGCGTATATGGCGGTATTTCGTGCAGTCGAAAATAGAACGTATATCGCGCGTGCCGCAAATACCGGGTATTCGTGTTTCATCAATCCTTTCGGACAGATTCTCGCTGGACGCAATCTCGGGTCTCGTGGAGTTCTCGTTTATGATATCCAACCCAGACAAACACGCACGTTCTATACCCAATACGGCGATATCTTTGCGTATCTGTGTATGTTCTATGTGGTCGTAATAGCCGGTTCAACGTTGCGACAAAATCGCAAAGATACCTCGGAGAATCAGGATATTTGA
- the rpsI gene encoding 30S ribosomal protein S9, whose protein sequence is MPEVAWGTGRRKTAVAKVRLVPGKGRILVNGLVVAKYFGRKLFESMIKEPLKLTQSLGRFDVIAAVSGGGITGQAGAVRHGIARALLQVNPEFRKVLRSEGLLTRDPRMKERKKYGQKGARKRFQFSKR, encoded by the coding sequence ATACCGGAGGTCGCTTGGGGTACCGGCAGACGGAAAACCGCTGTCGCTAAAGTTCGGCTAGTTCCTGGCAAAGGGCGGATTCTGGTTAATGGGTTAGTAGTTGCGAAATATTTCGGTCGGAAACTTTTTGAATCCATGATTAAAGAACCGTTAAAATTGACGCAGAGTTTAGGTCGGTTCGATGTGATTGCAGCGGTTAGCGGCGGCGGGATAACCGGACAAGCGGGAGCGGTTCGCCATGGAATCGCGCGCGCGTTATTGCAGGTGAATCCGGAATTTCGCAAAGTGTTACGCTCGGAAGGGTTACTGACTCGTGACCCGAGAATGAAAGAGCGGAAAAAATACGGACAAAAAGGCGCTCGGAAACGGTTCCAGTTCTCGAAACGGTAA
- the lon gene encoding endopeptidase La, protein MPVGKKKKPELSVDEQIEKQKAEVPEKLAILPLRDTVVYPYMVAPLVIAREKSVKLIDDALAGTRIIGIVAQRKPEIDDPTPADVYEIGVAATILKMLKFPDGSIRLLIQGLTRIRIKKFVAVTPYLTARIEVIPDKTEHSVELEALMRNVLDLFSKIVSLAPHMPDELQIAAMNLKDPSKMADLIAANLNLTVAEKQTILETIDTKERLKKLSVFLTKELEVLELGSKIQSQVKTEIDKTQREYVLREQLKAIQKELGESDERTMEIAEFQQKIKDAKMPELVEKEALKELNRLAKMPPAAAEYTVSRTYLDWLVSLPWSKSTTDTLDIKQAHAILEEDHYDLDKVKERILEYLSVRKLKADMKGPILCFVGPPGVGKTSLGRSIARAMGRKFVRLSLGGVRDEAEIRGHRRTYIGALPGRIIQGIRSAESNNPVFMLDEVDKIGIDFRGDPASALLEVLDPEQNFSFVDHYLDVPFDLSKVFFITTANILDTIPSALRDRMEVLHLPGYTEEEKLQIAKKYLIPKQIQENGLSPELIAFEDTAIQRIISDYTREAGVRNLEREIGNICRKVARRFAESLSSASAAKPSGPDTPPVTTTPQTESPPKLDLSHIPQTKIIAENLSDYLGPAKFFPEVAERHSEIGVATGLAWTQTGGEILNIESTKMRGKKGLTLTGQLGDVMKESAQAALSYVRSRAQALAIPEDFFENYDIHIHVPAGAIPKDGPSAGITMATSLASLMTERPVRHDIAMTGEITLRGKVLPIGGVKEKVLAARRAGIKTVILPKKNEKDLLDVPENIKQEMRFIFVETMDEVLNAALLPVAAGAATPESEPEQEPTKEKENKNEIAKP, encoded by the coding sequence ATGCCAGTTGGAAAAAAGAAAAAACCGGAATTATCCGTTGATGAACAAATCGAAAAACAAAAAGCTGAAGTGCCTGAAAAACTCGCTATATTACCCTTGCGAGATACGGTCGTCTATCCCTACATGGTCGCGCCGTTGGTCATCGCTCGCGAGAAATCAGTCAAACTCATCGATGACGCGTTAGCGGGAACGCGCATTATTGGCATCGTTGCGCAACGAAAACCAGAAATCGATGACCCGACTCCGGCCGATGTCTATGAAATTGGCGTTGCCGCAACTATCTTGAAAATGCTCAAATTCCCCGACGGTAGTATCCGTTTACTCATTCAAGGGTTAACCCGAATCCGAATTAAAAAATTCGTCGCTGTTACACCGTATCTGACCGCACGAATTGAGGTTATTCCAGATAAAACGGAACATTCGGTTGAACTTGAAGCGTTGATGCGGAACGTCTTGGATTTGTTCTCTAAAATTGTTTCGTTAGCGCCCCATATGCCGGATGAACTCCAAATCGCTGCTATGAACCTGAAAGACCCGAGTAAAATGGCTGACCTGATTGCGGCAAACCTCAATCTAACAGTTGCGGAAAAACAAACGATCCTGGAAACTATCGATACCAAAGAACGATTGAAAAAATTGAGTGTTTTCTTAACCAAAGAACTAGAAGTATTAGAGCTCGGTAGTAAAATCCAGTCGCAAGTTAAAACGGAAATAGATAAAACCCAACGGGAATACGTCCTGCGCGAACAGTTGAAAGCGATTCAAAAAGAACTCGGTGAATCGGATGAACGAACTATGGAAATCGCAGAGTTCCAGCAAAAGATTAAAGATGCGAAAATGCCGGAACTGGTCGAAAAAGAAGCACTCAAAGAACTCAATCGCCTAGCGAAAATGCCACCAGCTGCCGCTGAATATACAGTTTCACGAACCTACCTCGACTGGCTGGTCTCACTACCCTGGTCGAAAAGCACTACCGATACACTGGATATTAAACAAGCACATGCTATCCTCGAAGAAGACCATTATGACCTCGATAAAGTTAAAGAACGTATCCTAGAGTATCTCTCGGTACGGAAACTGAAAGCGGATATGAAAGGACCGATTCTCTGTTTTGTCGGACCGCCAGGTGTCGGAAAAACGTCGTTAGGGAGGTCGATTGCGCGCGCCATGGGTAGAAAATTCGTCCGATTATCACTCGGCGGCGTTCGCGATGAAGCGGAAATTCGCGGGCATCGCCGAACCTATATCGGCGCATTACCTGGCAGAATCATTCAAGGGATTCGTTCCGCAGAATCGAATAATCCGGTGTTTATGCTCGATGAAGTCGATAAAATCGGAATAGATTTCCGTGGTGACCCAGCGTCGGCGCTGCTCGAAGTGCTAGATCCGGAACAAAATTTTAGTTTCGTCGACCATTATCTCGACGTCCCGTTCGATTTATCGAAAGTGTTCTTTATAACGACGGCGAATATCCTCGATACCATTCCTTCCGCATTACGTGACCGTATGGAAGTATTGCATCTCCCAGGATATACTGAAGAAGAAAAACTGCAAATCGCTAAAAAATATCTTATCCCGAAACAAATCCAAGAAAATGGATTGAGTCCGGAATTGATTGCATTCGAGGATACTGCTATCCAGCGGATTATCTCCGATTACACTCGAGAAGCTGGCGTGCGCAATTTAGAACGTGAAATCGGAAATATCTGCCGGAAAGTAGCACGTCGTTTTGCTGAAAGTCTCTCATCAGCATCAGCGGCAAAACCATCCGGACCAGATACACCTCCAGTAACCACTACACCGCAAACTGAATCACCACCAAAACTTGACCTGAGTCATATCCCACAAACGAAAATCATCGCTGAAAATTTATCCGACTATCTCGGTCCGGCGAAATTTTTCCCTGAAGTTGCAGAACGACACAGCGAAATTGGCGTTGCTACCGGTCTCGCTTGGACGCAAACTGGCGGTGAAATCCTCAATATCGAATCGACGAAAATGCGCGGTAAAAAAGGATTAACCTTAACCGGTCAACTCGGCGACGTTATGAAAGAATCGGCGCAAGCGGCGTTATCGTATGTTCGGTCACGCGCACAAGCGTTAGCGATTCCAGAGGATTTCTTCGAAAATTACGATATCCACATCCATGTTCCTGCAGGCGCTATCCCGAAAGATGGTCCTTCCGCAGGAATAACCATGGCAACATCGTTAGCCTCGCTCATGACTGAACGACCGGTTCGTCACGATATTGCTATGACCGGCGAAATAACGTTACGGGGTAAAGTATTGCCTATTGGCGGAGTCAAAGAGAAAGTGTTAGCTGCACGACGCGCTGGAATAAAAACGGTTATTCTCCCCAAAAAGAACGAAAAAGATTTGCTCGATGTGCCTGAAAATATCAAGCAGGAAATGCGATTTATTTTCGTAGAAACGATGGATGAAGTGCTTAATGCAGCGTTACTACCAGTTGCCGCTGGCGCAGCCACCCCAGAATCAGAACCAGAACAAGAACCAACGAAAGAAAAAGAGAATAAGAACGAAATCGCGAAACCGTAA